CACAGATGAACACCTACCGGGCCGGACCGGACGAGCGCGGTCATTTCGGCATTTATGGCGGCCGATACGTCGCCGAGACGCTGATGCCGCTGGTGCTGGCGGTCGGCGCCGCCTATGAAAAAGCGAAGGCCGACGCCGCGTTTCAGGACGAATTCGCGCGCTACCTGCGCGACTATGTCGGGCGGCCCAACCCGCTCTATCACGCGGCACGGGCGAGCGCTCATTTCGGCGGCGCCAAGATCTACTTCAAGCGCGACGAGCTCAACCATACCGGCGCTCACAAGATCAACAATTGTCTCGGCCAGGTGCTGCTCGCCAAACGCATGGGCAAGACCAGGATCATCGCCGAGACCGGGGCCGGCCAGCACGGCGTCGCGACGGCCACGGTGGCGGCGTTGTTCGACCTGCCGTGCACCGTCTATATGGGCGAGGTCGATATCGCCCGGCAATCTCCCAACGTCTTCCGCATGAAGCTTCTCGGCGCCGAAGTGGTGCCGGTGACCAGCGGCAGCGCCACCCTCAAGGATGCTCTCAACGAGGCGATGCGTGATTGGGTGGCCCACGTCGACGACACGTTCTATGTCATCGGTACGGTTGCCGGGCCGCATCCCTATCCGGCGATGGTGCGCGACTTCCAGTCGGTGATCGGCAACGAAGTGCGCGAACAGATTCTCGAATTGGAAGGCCGCCTGCCCGATACCCTGGTCGCCTGCATCGGCGGCGGGTCGAACGCGATGGGGCTGTTCCATCCCTTCCTCGACGAGCCCGACATCGCCATGATCGGTGTCGAGGCGGCGGGCTTCGGCCTCGACAGCGGCAAGCACGCGGCCTCGCTCACCGGCGGCCGTCCCGGCGTCCTGCACGGCAACCGCACCTATCTGCTGCAGAACGCCGACGGCCAAATCCAGGAGGCGCATTCGATATCGGCCGGTCTCGACTACCCCGGCATCGGCCCCGAGCACGCCTGGCTCCACGACACCGGCCGCGTCAGTTACGTCGCCGTTACCGACGACGAGGCGCTGGCGGCGTTCCAGCATTGCTCCCGGCTCGAGGGCATCATTCCCGCGCTCGAGCCGGCCCATGCCTTCGCCCAGGTGGCCAAGATCGCGCCACAGCTACCGCCCGACCATCTCATTGTGATGAATATGTGCGGACGCGGCGACAAGGACGTGTTCACCGTCGCCGAGGCGCTGGGAGTGACCCTGTGAACGAACGCCTCGCGCGCCGCTTCGCGGCCCTTGAAGCGGAGGGCCGCGGTGGCCTTATCCTTTTCATCACCGCCGGCGACCCCGACCGTGAGACCTCGGCGTCCATTCTCAAAGGGCTCGCGGCAGCGGGCGCCGACGTTATCGAGCTCGGCATGCCGTTCTCCGACCCGATGGCGGACGGTCCGGCGATTCAGGCCGCCGGGTCGCGCGCCCTCAAGGCCGGCGCCGACATGCGCCAAACGCTCGACTTGGCACGCGAGTTTCGCGCTGCGGACGACGAAACACCGGTCGTCCTGATGGGCTATTACAATCCGATTTATGCATATGGCGTCGCGGCCTTCACGGCCGACGCCGCGGCGGCCGGAATCGACGGCCTGATCATCGTCGATTTGCCGCCGGAGGAAGAGGATGAGCTGGCACCGGTGGCGCGGCAGGCCGGCATCGACATGATCCGGCTGATCGCGCCGACCACCGACGACGCCCGCCTGCGCACCGTCCTCCAGGGGGCCGATGGCTTTGCCTATTACGTCTCGGTCACCGGCGTCACCGGTACCGTATCCGCGGTCGAGGCGGA
This portion of the Alphaproteobacteria bacterium genome encodes:
- the trpB gene encoding tryptophan synthase subunit beta, which codes for MPAQMNTYRAGPDERGHFGIYGGRYVAETLMPLVLAVGAAYEKAKADAAFQDEFARYLRDYVGRPNPLYHAARASAHFGGAKIYFKRDELNHTGAHKINNCLGQVLLAKRMGKTRIIAETGAGQHGVATATVAALFDLPCTVYMGEVDIARQSPNVFRMKLLGAEVVPVTSGSATLKDALNEAMRDWVAHVDDTFYVIGTVAGPHPYPAMVRDFQSVIGNEVREQILELEGRLPDTLVACIGGGSNAMGLFHPFLDEPDIAMIGVEAAGFGLDSGKHAASLTGGRPGVLHGNRTYLLQNADGQIQEAHSISAGLDYPGIGPEHAWLHDTGRVSYVAVTDDEALAAFQHCSRLEGIIPALEPAHAFAQVAKIAPQLPPDHLIVMNMCGRGDKDVFTVAEALGVTL
- a CDS encoding tryptophan synthase subunit alpha, with amino-acid sequence MNERLARRFAALEAEGRGGLILFITAGDPDRETSASILKGLAAAGADVIELGMPFSDPMADGPAIQAAGSRALKAGADMRQTLDLAREFRAADDETPVVLMGYYNPIYAYGVAAFTADAAAAGIDGLIIVDLPPEEEDELAPVARQAGIDMIRLIAPTTDDARLRTVLQGADGFAYYVSVTGVTGTVSAVEADIEQGIAQLRGITELPIAIGFGIKTPDQTAAMARLGDAAVVGSALVQRIADGLDAEGRPEPDLVQNVLGFAAQLGAAVRGGNGSG